GCCAGTATATCTGGACAGGCTGGGACTACATTGGTGAACCTACTCCGTATCACACAAAATCTTCTTTCTTCGGTCAGATTGATACCGCAGGCTTCCCTAAAGACACCTTCTATCTTTTCAAATCTGAATGGGCCGGCAACAATACAAAACCTTTCGTTCATCTTCTCCCTTACTGGGACTGGAATGAAGGTCAGATGATTGATGTAAAAGCCTACACAAACGGTGAAAGCGTTGAACTTTTCTTTAACGGAACCTCACTCGGCCGCCAGAACATAAATCACAAAGACGGTGCAGAACCGTTTGGTCACTGGATTGTAGAATATCACAAAGGCGAAATCAAAGCTGTTGCTTATGATAAAGATGGAAACGCAATTGCAGAAGATGTAAAAAAATCTTTTGGAGATCCCGCTAAAATCATTTTGAATCCGGAAACAGAAGATGAAAGCGGAAAATCTGGATCCCTCCACTTTATTCAGATTATGCTCGCAGACAAGGACGGCACACTTGTAGAAAACGCACGTAACTACATTACGTTCAACGTCGCAGGAGATGCAGAACTTGTTGGCATGGATAATGGTGACTCAACAGATTATGAGGAATACGTTAGTGCAACCGGCCGAAGCCAGACAAGAAGACTTTTTGCAAACAGACTGATTGCAATTGTCCGCTCAAAAAACAACAACTCAAGTTTTGTAATCACAGCAGCCAGCACTGGACTTCAGAATGTTTCCCTCAAGTTTGACGGCAAAGAATGGAAGGAAGCTGCACCATATTTTGCAATCCGCCCGGAAAAGGATTTTATCCCGACCCGAAAAATTGAACTGATTGCAGACGGCTCAGCAAAACTCGATGCCACACACCGCGAAGTTCACGTAACTGCAAAAGTTCTCCCGGAAAATGCAAGCATCAAAGAAATAAAATGGAATCCGGTACTCAAGGAATGCGTTGCGAGTGATAATATTGAGGTGTGTGATGGCCTCATCCGTGCTGCCGGCGACGGTGAATGTATTCTCCGCTGTACCGCCCGCAATAACACAGAGTATGACGAAGTAATCAGCGACCTGCCGTTCATCGTAAGCGGCATCGGAACTCAGAAGCGAAATCCTTACACACTCATAGAAGCCTGTCGCTTCGATAAGTATGACGACACAAACAACAAATCAAAACCGGAAATGTCTCTCGAAAGCGGAATCTCAAACCGTAAGTGCGGCGCAACCTGGGTTAGTTTTGATAAGGTTGATTTTGGTGCAGATGGCGCCGACACTATTCATCTTCCTATTTTCAGTTTCTCAACAGAGTTCCCTATTGAAATCTGGGATGGCACCGGCACAAATCCCGACACCTCAAAACTCCTCGGCCGCTTCACCTACAAACACGAATCGATCTACAACACATATTCAGAAAATGTGTTTACACTGGATCGCCGACTGTTCGGAGTTCACACAATCACAATTGCCTTTGACTATGATCTCTATCTGCATGGCTTTTATTTTGAAAAGTCACAAAAGGCTTTTGCAAAACTGGCAGCCCTCGATGCAGACTTAATCGCCGGTGACTCATTCACAAAGACCGATATCGCAGTAGAGAAAATCGGAAACAACGTAAATCTTGATTTTGCGAATATGGATTTTGGAGACAAATCAGCCACCTCAATCACAATCTGCGGAAAGTCAAACACCGAGAACAATACAATCAACATCAAGTTCTTTAGCGCAGACGGTACAACATCAACTCAGGTAATCGAGTTTACACATACAGATGATTATGAGGAAAAGACGTTTGAAATTGCACCAGTAACAGGCTCACAGAAAATCAGTTTTGTTTTCCTCCCTGGCAGCAACTTCGACTTCAAGTGGTTCAGATTTAGATAAGATAAACAATTACGCCTAAGATCACCAGCAGCACGACATTATACGCAGTAAATACTGCAAAGTAATTGTCGTGCTGTTCTGCTGTATACAGCTTAAACGAAATCACACTCGCCATAGATGCAATCAGAGTTCCAAGGCCACCTACGTTTACAGCGAGCAGCAGCATCGCACCATTCTGTGTAAAGCCACTCAAAAGCAGAGCAGCAGGAACATTACTTATAACCTGACTAGCTGCAATTCCCGTAATATAAGTCTTAAGCGGAGATGACAAAAGCGACTGAATAAAATTAGAAAACGCCGGCACCGTAGAAATAGTCTTAGTAAAAATAAAGAAGCCCGCAAAAGTCAAAAGCAGACTGTAATCAACCTTCTTGAAAAGTCTCCAGTTGCAAACCGCCATCACAACAACCGTAATGCCCAGCATAATCAGATAATTCACAACATGGAAAACTGTCAAAAGACAAAGGATAAAATCTGTAAAATAAAAGAAAGTGCGGAAATCAACCTTAAGACTTGCCCTCTGAGTCTGCAGTGCGTTACCAGATAATTCATGAGGCTCTTCAAATCCTCCATGCGCAGCAACCTTCCTGCGAGTCAAAAAGATAATAATCACAGCAAGAATAAAAAGCGACGGTACCGCAATCTTTGCTGTCAAAGCAAAAAACTCTAGCGCTGAAAATCCGTAATACGAAAACAGAAAAAGATTCTGAGGATTTCCCATCGGAGTAATGCACGAACCAAGATTTGCCGCCAGAGTTTCCAGCACAATCAGATGCAGCGACGAAAGATTTATGCGCTTAAAAATCAACAGTGAAATCGGCACAAAGGTCAAAAGTGCAACATCGTTTGTTACAAACATCGAACTGAAAAATACAAGATAAGTCAAAAGAAAATAAAGAGAGCGACGGGTCTTACAAAGACGCAAAAGTCTTGCTGCAATCACATCCAGAAAGTTCTGACTCTGGAACGCCTTAATTACAATCATCAAAGAAAAAAGAATCGCAATCGTTCGAAAATCAATAGCCTGATAGCAGACAATAGGCGCCGGCCGAATTACACAAACAGAAATCACCGCCAGCAGCAGAGCCGCAAAAAGCACAGGCTCCTTCTTTATAAAATTAACAAAAATTCCAACTGCTTTTTTCATAGTATTAAGAGAATATCACAAACGCATTTTACGAGCAACGGATGTTTTTTTTCATTTGCCGAAACCTTTCTCTTGTTAGTATATTTTATATATAGAGACAAAATTTTTGAGTAACAATTATGAGCGACGAAATTCTTGAAGAAACGATAATTGATGAGGCGACAGCGCTTCCGCCGTCATTGATGAATAACATGGCTGTTTCTGGCGATTTTTATAAGATGGCCTTCCAGTTTCAGCAGATTATGATGATTTATGAAAGCGCAATTAAACAGATTGAAACAAAACTCGACATTCTTAATAAGGAAAGCAGCGTAAACAGAACACGTAACCCTATCAGCACAGTAAAAAGCCGCTTGAAAAGTCCGGAAAGCATTGCAAAAAAACTTGAAAAAAAGGGCTTCGACATCAGTTTTGATTCCATGATGAAAAATCTCAACGATATTGCTGGAGTTCGTGTTATCTGTCCTTATATTTCCGACATTTACACAGTGCGAGACATGCTTCTCAAGCAGCCAGACCTTAAGCTTATCGTACAGAACGATTATATCGAAAATCCAAAAGAATCCGGTTACCGAAGCCTTCACCTTGTAATGGAGATTCCCGTTTACCTTTCAAAGACAGAACATAATGTCCGTGTAGAAATTCAACTGCGTACAATCGCGATGGACTTTTGGGCAAGCCTTGAACATCAGCTGCGATACAAAAACAGTGCAAAGGTGCCGGACAGCGTAAGACGAGAGCTTTTTCGCGTAGCTGAAACAATTGCAATGACCGACCGCGAAATGGAAGAAATCGCAATTGAGCTGCAGGCGCTGGATTAAAAAAATAACGGTTCCCTTCAAACTGAGAACCGTTTTCGATAAAACTCCTTATTTATCTTTGCTTAAATGCCAAGCTGTTCACCTTTTTGATAGCCGGCATCGGTAAGGATGATTATCTGGTTATTTCCTGCATATGTATAATCTGTTCCTTCAATAAATCCATATGCAATAAATTCATCAATATCATCTTGAGTAACAGGCATTAATGCCTGACCTTTATAACAAACGAATGCAACATAAGGTTCAGGACTTTGATATGTAACTGTCACTGTAGCAAGAAATTTTGCAAACCCTGCATCAGTAAATGTCAATGTTGTACCACTTAATGTATAATCAGTATCTGATACTAATCCGCATGCAACAATAAATGCATCAATATCAGCTTTCGTGCCATCTTCACCAAATGATATTCCAGCATATACAATTTTGTAGGAATCATCATCAGCATCTTTCTTACAACTTGCAAATAAACCAACAAGAGCCAAAGCCAGAAGAATACTCAAAAATTTTCTAATAATGCTTGTATTTCTCATTTAATCTCCTCTGAGGCCGTCAATATCCGACAGCCTCATTTTATTGAAAGTTTCTACTATAATTATCCTCCCACCAGTCTGTTCTGTCAAATTTTTTCTCCTTATGCCGAAATTTTGCCGATATTGTAGTATGCGCAGATTTTTTATTTTGATCTCCTTTTTTACACTAATGATTCTAACACGGCCAGAAACTGTATCCGCCGAAATATACAAAACCGGCGTAACAGCCTCTTATTACGCAGAAGATTTTCATGGTAAAAGAACCTCAAACGGAGAGCGCTTTAATATGAACGATTACACCTGCGCACATAAATCTTTGCCCTTTGGAACAATTCTTAGAGTTACTAATCTTGCAAATGGAAAAACAGTTGATGTCCGTGTAAACGACCGCGGCCCCTTCGTCGCTTCCCGTGAAATAGACCTCTCAAAAGCCGCAGCAATAAAACTCGGAATGATAGGCAGCGGCACCACAAAAGTAAAACTTGAAATAGTAAAAAAAGGAGCAAACACAAAACTAAGTCAGCAGACCGCAGCTTCGGCATCTAAAATTATGGCAAAACTAGGTGGCGGCAACAGTTTGGCAACAGCCGCAAACTCGGCCAGCTCGAAAACCACAGCCTCTCCAAAGAAACCTGCCAACCTCGCCCCTGGAACCTACTGGGACATCCAGCTCGGCGCATTCAGCTCAAAAGAAAATGCAAAAGAATTTGCCCGCAAGCTTTTCCGCGCCGGTTTTAAGAACATAGTTCTCCAGACTTCTGCCAGCAAAGGCATAACCCGAGTAGCAATCAAAGAAATCCCGGCAGAAAAAGTCCGTACCACTCAAGACCGCCTCTCCAGCGCTGGCTTCACAGAACAGACACTGAGGAAAAGAAAATACGAATGATCAAGGCACGCTTCGCTTAAAGCCTTGACTCATTCGTTTTGAGGCTTGGAATTGCATTATCAAGCCTCAAAAAAAAGAGCCCGGAAACGGACTCTTTCTTATGGATTAAACTGCAGCCGAAGGCTGTCAGTTTGAATCTGTTTTTGCACGCACGCGAAGCGTGTCGTGCCATTAAAAGTTTTAGACTGCAGGCGCCAGCCTGTCAGTCTGAAAACGGATTAAACAAGACCCTGTGCAACCATTGCATTAGCAACCTTAACGAAACCAGCAATATTAGCGCCAGCAACGTAGTTAACCCAGTTGCCTTCCTTAGCACCAAACTTAACAGCTGTATCGTAAGCGTTGTTGTGGATGTTAATCATGATGTTGTGGAGCTTCTCGTCAACTTCTTCAGCAGACCAAGCGAGGCGTTCGCTGTTCTGAGACATTTCGAGACCAGATGTAGCAACACCACCAGCGTTAGAAGCCTTTCCTGGAGCGTAAAGAATCTTAGCAGCGAGGAACTTGTTTACAGCATCGATGTTAGATGGCATGTTAGCACCTTCAGCAACAAGCTTTACACCGTTCTTCAAGAGCTTTTCTGCATCTTCACCAAGAAGTTCGTTCTGAGTAGCACATGGGAATGCACAGTCAACCTTAACTTCCCATACCTTCTTTCCAGCATAGTACTTAGCGTTAGGGAACTTCTTAACATATTCAGAAATACGACCGCGTTTTTCACCCTTGAGCTTCTTAACCCAGTCAAGTTTCTTCTGTGTAATACCTTCTTCATCATAGATATATCCGTCAGAATCAGAAAGTGTAACAACCTTAGCACCAAGTTGAATAAGCTTTTCAGCAGCGTACTGAGCAACGTTTCCTGAACCTGAAACTGAACATACTTTTCCTTCGAAGTTGTCGCCAACTTTCTTGAGCATTTCCTGAGCAAAGTAGATAAGACCATAACCTGTAGCTTCTGTACGAATCAAAGAACCACCGAATGAAAGTCCCTTACCTGTGAGAACTCCAGTGTACTCGTCGCGGATTCTCTTGTACTGACCAAAGAGGTAACCAATTTCGCGACCACCAACGTTCTTATCACCAGCTGGAACGTCTGTATCAGCACCAATGTGGCGATAAAGCTCAGTCATGAAAGACTGACAGAAACGCATAACTTCTTTATCTGATTTTCCATGTGGATCGAAGTCAGAACCACCCTTTCCACCACCCATTGGGAGAGTTGTAAGAGAGTTCTTAAGAACCTGTTCAAATCCAAGGAACTTAAGTACAGAAAGGTTTACTTCCTTAGAGAAGCGGAGACCTCCTTTGTAAGGTCCAATTGCACTGTTGTACTGTACGCGGAATCCACGGTTTACGTGATACTTACCTTTGTCGTCCATCCAAGGTACTCTGAACTGAATAACGCGCTCTGGCTCTACAAGTCTTTCGAGAATTGCGTTTGGCTCAAGCTCTGGCATTTTTGCAACTACTGGATCGAGAGTTGTCAAAACTTCCTCAACTGCCTGAAGGAATTCAGGTTCGTTAGCGTTCTTTGCTTTTACTTCTTCCCATACACGGTTTACGTAAGCATTTTTCATTTCTATTTACTCCTCGGCAAACACAAAATCTGCATTTAGACATCATTCTGCATAATTATGCATTTCCAAGGTATAAATATACCACAAACCGCGTTTCTATGAAAAGTAGTAAAACCCAAATTCAGCCCGAATTTCGTTAATTTTTATTAAAGTTTTGAAGTAAAAATGAAGACAAAAAAAGGAGGGGGAAGCCTTCCCCCGCTCTTATCGACAAAGGGGTCTCCCCTTAAAAACCCCTTCTCCACTCCGGAGGTTCGCCGTCATCAGCCCAGTATTCATCTAACTCTGCAATTTTATCATTTTTCAATTTTATAAAACTCACTACATGAAAAGAAGATCCATCATCAGCAGAAACAACATGACCTGCAAGAATTATTGTCTCGCCTGCTTTTTCAATACGTTCAATTTCACCTTTCCATTTTCCAGGATAATCACAATTCACCCGAACATATTCCAAAACAGAAAACTGCTCATTAGTACAA
The Treponema bryantii DNA segment above includes these coding regions:
- a CDS encoding glycoside hydrolase family 2 TIM barrel-domain containing protein, which produces MKKLFNDGWQFAELALDEASMYKDGKPVLFTPDQFYDSAATQSFIPVRVPHDWQIHHVNELYKNSVGFYKKSFSLTAKEINGRHCAIRFEAVYMNSAVWVNGKKAGEWKYGYSTFEFDISSLVHEGENEVLVIAVYQNCNTRWYSGAGIIRDVYFINTDRVYLPTDGVYFTAIPADSANLDGEWNIKISVEVSGAISGHKIENIISTPDGTVYAKTEFPLSPVPVREEESDCLHQNVPSLATTSISRAQEELVVEQPVLWELEAPFFYTLTTKLMDKNNVVIDEIQQHCGFKFAEFTADKGFFLNGRHQKIYGACQHHDQGALGAAFHIDALRRQFRKLKEMGVNSVRCSHNPPPSAWMDLCDEMGLLVDDEIFDMWEKPKTTFDFGNYFNEWCKRDVTNWVRRDRNHPSLIMWSVGNEIYDTHMGNGFEITKRLYACVQKNDPNKNAQITIASNYMMTEGAQNCAGEIDTVGYNYLERLYNEHHQKNPDWKIYGSETGSTVQSRGIYHFPDSLKLVTFSDGQCSTLGNCTTPWGCANTQTVIANDRDCPFSAGQYIWTGWDYIGEPTPYHTKSSFFGQIDTAGFPKDTFYLFKSEWAGNNTKPFVHLLPYWDWNEGQMIDVKAYTNGESVELFFNGTSLGRQNINHKDGAEPFGHWIVEYHKGEIKAVAYDKDGNAIAEDVKKSFGDPAKIILNPETEDESGKSGSLHFIQIMLADKDGTLVENARNYITFNVAGDAELVGMDNGDSTDYEEYVSATGRSQTRRLFANRLIAIVRSKNNNSSFVITAASTGLQNVSLKFDGKEWKEAAPYFAIRPEKDFIPTRKIELIADGSAKLDATHREVHVTAKVLPENASIKEIKWNPVLKECVASDNIEVCDGLIRAAGDGECILRCTARNNTEYDEVISDLPFIVSGIGTQKRNPYTLIEACRFDKYDDTNNKSKPEMSLESGISNRKCGATWVSFDKVDFGADGADTIHLPIFSFSTEFPIEIWDGTGTNPDTSKLLGRFTYKHESIYNTYSENVFTLDRRLFGVHTITIAFDYDLYLHGFYFEKSQKAFAKLAALDADLIAGDSFTKTDIAVEKIGNNVNLDFANMDFGDKSATSITICGKSNTENNTINIKFFSADGTTSTQVIEFTHTDDYEEKTFEIAPVTGSQKISFVFLPGSNFDFKWFRFR
- a CDS encoding SLC13 family permease yields the protein MKKAVGIFVNFIKKEPVLFAALLLAVISVCVIRPAPIVCYQAIDFRTIAILFSLMIVIKAFQSQNFLDVIAARLLRLCKTRRSLYFLLTYLVFFSSMFVTNDVALLTFVPISLLIFKRINLSSLHLIVLETLAANLGSCITPMGNPQNLFLFSYYGFSALEFFALTAKIAVPSLFILAVIIIFLTRRKVAAHGGFEEPHELSGNALQTQRASLKVDFRTFFYFTDFILCLLTVFHVVNYLIMLGITVVVMAVCNWRLFKKVDYSLLLTFAGFFIFTKTISTVPAFSNFIQSLLSSPLKTYITGIAASQVISNVPAALLLSGFTQNGAMLLLAVNVGGLGTLIASMASVISFKLYTAEQHDNYFAVFTAYNVVLLVILGVIVYLI
- a CDS encoding GTP pyrophosphokinase family protein — protein: MSDEILEETIIDEATALPPSLMNNMAVSGDFYKMAFQFQQIMMIYESAIKQIETKLDILNKESSVNRTRNPISTVKSRLKSPESIAKKLEKKGFDISFDSMMKNLNDIAGVRVICPYISDIYTVRDMLLKQPDLKLIVQNDYIENPKESGYRSLHLVMEIPVYLSKTEHNVRVEIQLRTIAMDFWASLEHQLRYKNSAKVPDSVRRELFRVAETIAMTDREMEEIAIELQALD
- a CDS encoding septal ring lytic transglycosylase RlpA family protein, translating into MILTRPETVSAEIYKTGVTASYYAEDFHGKRTSNGERFNMNDYTCAHKSLPFGTILRVTNLANGKTVDVRVNDRGPFVASREIDLSKAAAIKLGMIGSGTTKVKLEIVKKGANTKLSQQTAASASKIMAKLGGGNSLATAANSASSKTTASPKKPANLAPGTYWDIQLGAFSSKENAKEFARKLFRAGFKNIVLQTSASKGITRVAIKEIPAEKVRTTQDRLSSAGFTEQTLRKRKYE
- the gdhA gene encoding NADP-specific glutamate dehydrogenase, with translation MKNAYVNRVWEEVKAKNANEPEFLQAVEEVLTTLDPVVAKMPELEPNAILERLVEPERVIQFRVPWMDDKGKYHVNRGFRVQYNSAIGPYKGGLRFSKEVNLSVLKFLGFEQVLKNSLTTLPMGGGKGGSDFDPHGKSDKEVMRFCQSFMTELYRHIGADTDVPAGDKNVGGREIGYLFGQYKRIRDEYTGVLTGKGLSFGGSLIRTEATGYGLIYFAQEMLKKVGDNFEGKVCSVSGSGNVAQYAAEKLIQLGAKVVTLSDSDGYIYDEEGITQKKLDWVKKLKGEKRGRISEYVKKFPNAKYYAGKKVWEVKVDCAFPCATQNELLGEDAEKLLKNGVKLVAEGANMPSNIDAVNKFLAAKILYAPGKASNAGGVATSGLEMSQNSERLAWSAEEVDEKLHNIMINIHNNAYDTAVKFGAKEGNWVNYVAGANIAGFVKVANAMVAQGLV
- a CDS encoding nuclear transport factor 2 family protein is translated as MKVEEFWNAVILQNREKLPSFFTDDAVIRWHCTNEQFSVLEYVRVNCDYPGKWKGEIERIEKAGETIILAGHVVSADDGSSFHVVSFIKLKNDKIAELDEYWADDGEPPEWRRGF